Proteins encoded together in one Salmo trutta chromosome 3, fSalTru1.1, whole genome shotgun sequence window:
- the npas4a gene encoding neuronal PAS domain-containing protein 4A — protein sequence MYRSTKGASKARRDQINAEIRNLKDLLPISDADKARLSYLHIMSLASMYTRKSVFFSQESGSAGSLEESARFLSFHELSELVQELPGFLLLLTGEGKLLYLSDSVSEHLGHSMVDLVAQGDSVYDIIDPTDHFIMRTNLAPPTSPDTDRLFRCRFNTSKSVRRQSAGNKLVLIRARCLSPPSSSTTPSTYWTSNPVWMCFCSPLEAVPTRSGLGGDHVPALIPPAAENNFFLASFQSQHSRDMRLQNAQDSVSVYLGLDVSALRSRSWYSLLHPQDLSHASAQHCSLLREGGEGRSEMVVRVESADQSWVWLYMVLQLEAGDSPISSNNYILSEAEAWSVRQQLSTEQTQLTLVLSTSTSRQDSLSLSSPDQVFTPSSSGLSAQSFDFSMTVSSVGSSDETGGATTEPMQVEGDPRSSISSIEEESFFQQQQMPAPVQSPSAASSPTPVTVATVADLDFLTQNILLPPSFQLEPPLPALPLPLPPVPTSQEQQTKEFVCTPPYTPQLGGGSFLFGEPLFSFDPTGTTTPPPSTTTATATTSIATSLSPSAPPAPPTTASSPAPPSSLCLTGPSTDLFFPADPCSGSLYEKLPPTPDSPGDGDCTVMTLPEVRGPLYVDVPLGPLHYPLEGLLTPEASPGKQPCLSFFSLEREREKERAEISLLAQHISSLAEGFYLDPLLSKLSPPSMSPSSSPPSPSFSPSLDTAGVDSSHILGEFYPVKAWRGLDFPIFHDDDSLFEESILEALLQDFSTPPPLSPTPSLPPPSPPNPVCWHSPSHFEGVSHFCSVQSAHCNPTAGCGVMLAGESGAMAEVEGLAEEPMEIEVASSPLSSFSSIPASPPLRLTASPTSAPSTPVDPSTPTVPCAQSLLEELAALEPMFGAGASIAPGLGQQPELYQLQCHQPPQCFHKDGSGSVPPF from the exons ATGTATCGATCAACGAAGGGGGCGTCAAAGGCTCGGAGGGACCAAATCAACGCGGAGATTCGGAACCTGAAGGACTTGCTTCCCATCTCCGACGCAGACAAGGCACGACTCTCATACCTACATATCATGTCCCTTGCCAGCATGTACACCAGGAAATCGGTCTTCTTCTCTCAAG AATCGGGATCTGCTGGCAGTCTCGAGGAAAGCGCGAGGTTCCTGTCTTTCCACGAGCTGTCGGAGCTGGTGCAGGAGCTACCTGGGTTTCTGCTGCTGTTGACCGGGGAAGGCAAGCTGCTCTACCTGTCAGACAGCGTCTCCGAGCACCTCGGCCACTCCATG GTGGATCTGGTTGCCCAGGGTGACAGTGTGTATGATATCATTGACCCTACTGACCACTTCATCATGAGGACCAACCTGGCCCCTCCTACGTCACCTGACACAG ATCGTCTATTCCGTTGTCGTTTCAACACTTCCAAGTCGGTGCGCAGGCAGAGTGCTGGGAACAAGCTGGTTCTGATCCGGGCGCGCTGcctgtcccctccctcctcctctaccacaccAAGCACCTACTGGACATCCAACCCTGTTTGGATGTGCTTCTGTTCCCCTCTGGAGGCCGTCCCCACCCGCTCTGGCCTCGGGGGGGACCACGTTCCTGCTCTTATCCCTCCTGCTGCTGAGAACAACTTCTTCCTAGCCTCGTTCCAGTCTCAACACAGCCGAGACATGAGGCTCCAGAATGCACAGGACAG TGTCAGTGTTTACCTAGGCCTCGATGTGTCAGCCCTGAGGTCTCGCTCCTGGTACAGCCTCCTCCACCCACAGGACCTGTCACACGCCTCCGCTCAGCACTGCAGCCTGT tgagagaaggaggagagggtagatcTGAGATGGTGGTACGGGTGGAGTCTGCAGACCAGTCTTGGGTCTGGCTTTACATGGTACTGCAGCTGGAGGCAGGAGACAGCCCCATCAGCAGCAACAACTACATACTTAG tgAGGCGGAGGCGTGGTCGGTGAGACAGCAGCTGAGCACAGAGCAGACCCAGCTGACCCTGGTACTGAGTACCAGTACCTCCCGCCAGGACAGCTTGAGTCTGTCCAGCCCAGACCAAGTCTTCACCCCCAGCAGCAGTGGCCTCTCAGCCCAGTCCTTTGACTTCAGCATGACTGTGTCGAGTGTGGGCTCCTCCGATGAGACAGGGGGCGCCACCACTGAACCCATGCAAGTGGAGGGCGACCCTCGCTCTAGTATTTCCTCTATTGAGGAGGAGAGCTTCTTCCAGCAGCAGCAGATGCCTGCCCCTGTCCAAAGCCCATCTGCTGCCTCCTCCCCCACCCCGGTTACCGTTGCTACGGTAGCAGACCTGGACTTCCTCACTCAGAACATTCTCCTGCCCCCCTCCTTCCAGCTCGAACCTCCGCTGCCTGCCCTTCCCCTGCCCCTCCCCCCAGTGCCCACCTCCCAGGAGCAGCAGACCAAAGAGTTTGTGTGCACGCCCCCCTACACACCCCAGCTGGGCGGTGGCAGCTTCCTGTTCGGCGAGCCCCTCTTTAGCTTCGACCCCACTGGcaccaccaccccccctccctccaccaccacaGCTACAGCCACCACCTCCATtgccacctccctctctccctccgcccCACCCGCCCCACCCACCACAGCCTCCAGTCctgctcccccctcctccctgtgcCTCACTGGTCCCTCCACCGACCTGTTCTTCCCTGCTGATCCCTGCAGTGGCTCTCTCTATGAGAAGCTACCCCCCACCCCTGACAGCCCTGGGGATGGGGACTGCACAGTGATGACCTTGCCTGAGGTTCGGGGACCCCTGTATGTAGATGTCCCTTTAGGGCCCCTTCACTACCCCCTCGAGGGCCTCCTCACCCCAGAGGCCTCCCCCGGTAAAcagccctgtctctctttcttctccctggagagagagagggagaaggagagagcagagatCTCCCTCTTAGCTCAGCATATCAGCTCCTTAGCAGAGGGATTCTACCTGGATCCTCTCTTATCCAAGCTATCCCCTCCTTCcatgtccccctcctcctcccctccctccccctccttctccccatcCCTAGACACCGCTGGTGTTGACTCTAGCCACATTCTGGGAGAGTTTTACCCTGTTAAAGCGTGGAGAGGCCTGGACTTCCCCATATTCCATGATGATGACTCTCTGTTTGAAGAGAGCATCTTAGAAGCCCTTCTCCAGGACTTCTCCACCCCTCcgcccctctcccccaccccctccctccccccgccCTCTCCCCCCAACCCAGTGTGCTGGCACTCACCCTCCCACTTTGAGGGGGTCAGCCACTTCTGTAGCGTCCAATCGGCGCACTGTAACCCCACGGCCGGGTGTGGGGTGATGTTGGCCGGCGAATCCGGGGCGATGGCAGAAGTGGAGGGGCTGGCGGAGGAGCCTATGGAGATTGAGGTGGCGTCATCACCTctgtcctccttctcctccatcccAGCATCCCCTCCCCTGCGACTCACTGCCTCCCCCACCTCCGCCCCCTCAACGCCCGTCGACCCCTCTACACCCACCGTGCCTTGCGCTCAGTCCCTCCTGGAGGAGCTGGCCGCCCTGGAACCCATGTTTGGGGCCGGTGCCTCGATCGCCCCCGGCTTGGGTCAACAACCTGAGTTGTATCAACTCCAGTGTCACCAGCCGCCACAGTGCTTCCACAAAG ATGGGAGTGGAAGTGTTCCTCCGTTCTAA